TTTCCCTTCGATGATGTAGGCGTTGTAGGCCACTCCCTGAGGCAGAGCCCACAACGACTCGAAAAGGTCGGTTTCATGGTCGTTGACCCCCACCCACCACGTATCTTTTGTGACCGATATAGGCTTATGCATGAGAAATTACTCCTTTCACATTCAGAAAATCAGCGTTTCGTGCCGTCCCGTCGATTCTTCGGCTTCGACTTCTGTTCCGCAGGTCGATCGACAGCAATAAGTATAACGCATACAATAACCTCGCCGGACTCCCGTGTTAAGCCCGTCTCGTTTCTTGACACCTTTCAAGAGAGAATGATAGCATGTCCGTGTTTCACAGTTCATTTTAATCATAAAACAGTAAAACAGTGATGTTTATGCACTAAAATATAAAATGAAGAACGGAAGTTTTGCAAAAGAGGAGGACATGAAAATGACGGATGTGACGAAGGAACGCGCGGCGGAACTGCTGAAGAAGTTCAAGGGAGACAGTTACACGTTTGGGCTGGGAGTTCTGGAGCAGGTGGGGGAGATTGCCCGGGGACGCGGCAAAAAGGTCACGGTGGTGGGAGATACCAAAACGTCGAAGCCCATTGTGGATCGGGTCATCGCCGCTCTGAAAAAATCGGGACTGGAGCTGGCGCCGGATCGTTGTGTGGAGGGGGCGAAACCCAACGCGCCCCGGGAGGACGTCTATCGCCTGGAGTCCTACCTGCTGCATTTCGCTCCGGACTGCGTGATTTCCGTCGGCGGGGGCAGCGGAATCGACGCTGTGAAGGCGGCGGCCCTTCTGCACGGGCTGGGGACGGAGTCTCCGGAGATCGACACCTGGTTTGGAACGGGAGTCGTCACCGAGGCCCTGAAGCGCACCGGTAAAAAACTTTTACCCCACATCGCCGTGGAAACCTCCGCCAGCAGCGGGGCCCATCTCACCAAATACTCCAACATCACGGATCCCGTGGAAGGGCAGAAAAAACTCATCGTGGACGAGGCAATCATTCCCTTTCACTCTATTTTCGACTACTCCGTTACGACGACCATGCCCGTTTCTCTCACCATCGACGGAGCTTTGGACGCCGTGGCTCACGCCATTGAGGTGTTCTACGGCGCGGCCCCCGACAAATACGACCTGTGCAGGGAGGTCACGGAGACGGTGCTGGACCTCGTGCTGAAGTACACGAAGCGGGCCGTGGACGACCCCAAAGACCTGGAGGCCCGCGAGGCTCTGGGACTGGCTACGGACCTGGGAGGGTACGCCATCATGATCGGCGGCACCAACGGCGCGCATCTGACCAGCTTTTCCCTGGTGGACGTCACCTCTCACGGACGGGCCTGCGGGATCATGAACCCCTATTACGCCGTGCTCTTTGCCGGCTCCATCGAGAAACATCTGAAGGTGATGGGAGCGCGTTACGCCGCGGCCGGATATATGAAGCCGGGGTTCGAGTCGCTTTCCGGGCGGGATCTGGCGGTGGCGGTGGGGGATGGCATGAAAGCCTTTGCCCGTTCCATCGGCGCGGAGACGAAGCTCACCGACTTCCCGAGGTTCACTCCCGCCCACGTGACCCGGGCGCTGACGGCGGCGAAAGACCCTCAGCTCAGGATGAAGCTCCAGAATATGCCCGTGCCTATGGAACTGGATCAGGTCGACGAATATATGGGGTCGGTTCTGAAGGGGGCCGTGACGGGAGATTTTGCCGAGGTGAAAACCCTGCCGGTGAAATAAGGGAGGTTTTGTCATGTCTTTAACGCCTGAAAGGAAAGCGTTTCTCGACGATCTGTGCCGGAAATTCCGGCTTGACGTGATCGAGGCGCTTCATAACGCTCAGACGGGGCATCCGGGCGGATCGCTTTCGGTCTGTGAAATTCTTACGACGCTATACTTCGAAAAGGCCCGAATAAACTCCGCGCAGCCCCGGGACCCCGACCGGGATCGTGTGGTTCTCTGCAAGGGGCACGCCGCGCCGATGCTTTATCGCGTGCTTGCGGAGAAGGGATTTTTCCCGGTGTCGGAAATGAAAACCCTGAGACGGCTGAACAGCATTCTTCAGGGGCATCCCACCATCCACACCCCCGGCGTTGAGCTCTCCACAGGCCCGCTGGGCACCGGGCTTTCCGCCGCGCTGGGCATGGCTCTGGGGCTTCGTCTTTCGAAGTCGGCGGCGAAGGTCTACGCCGTTCTGGGGGATGGCGACGTCAACGAGGGAATGGTCTGGGAGGCCTGCATGAGCGCTGTGAAGTACAAAGCAGACAATCTGATCACCATTTACGACTGGAATAAAGTTCAGCTCGACGGAAAGAGCGCCGACATCATGCCTCAGGGGGACATGAACGCGAAATTTTCGGCCTTCGGCTGGCGGTGCATTCCCTGCGATGGCCACGACATCGGGGCCCTCTGTGACGCTTTGGACGCTCTTATCCTGCATCCCGACGGGCGTCCGGGCCTCATTCTGGCCTCTACCATCAAGGGAAAAGGGGTGTCCTTTATGGAAGGACAAAGCGCGTGGCACGGCAAGGCCATCGGCGACGAGGATTACAAGCGCGCTGTGGCGGAACTGGGGGGCGAGTGAAATGGCAAAGGCCATACGCGAAATTTATGGAGAGGCTCTGGTGAAATACGGAAGAGACAATCCCGATGTGGTCGTGCTGGACGCGGATGTTTCCTCCTCCACTCGTTCCGGATTGTTCCAGGCGGCCTGTCCGGAGCGTTTTTTCAACGTCGGTGTGGCGGAGGCCAACATGACGGGGATGGCGGCGGGTTTGGCCTCAGTCGGAAAAATCCCTTTCGTCAACACCTTTGCCACTTTTCTGATCACGAACGGACTGCTCGCGGCCCGCGTGTTCGGGTCCTACTCCGGCCTGAACATCAAGCTCATGGGGGCCTATACCGGACTCTCGGACGCTTACGACGGGCCCACCCACCACGCCATTGAGGACATCGCGGTCATGCGCGCTCTTCCCAATTTCAGGGTTTACGTGGCGAACGACGAGGTGGGGACGGACTGGCTTGTCCGGCACGCCATCAAGTCGAAGGGCCCCATGTATATCCGCCTCTCCCGGGATGTTTTCCCGACCCTCTACGAGCCTGGGACGAAATTCGAGGAGGGAAAAGGTAAAATTCTGCGTCAGGGAAAGGACGCCGCGATCATCGCCTGCGGCAGAATGCTGGGCATGGCCGTGGAGGCTTCCAAAATTCTGAGCTCCGAGGGAATTGACGTCACGGTGGTGGACATGTTCACGATCAAGCCACTGGACGCGGAACTGATCACGGAAACGGCGAAAAGCACGGGAGCCGTGGTCACGGCTGAAGAACACAGCGTGATCGGAGGGCTGGGCGGAGCCGTCGCCGAGGTTCTGGCCACGCGCAGGGTTTGCGTTCCACTGGGCTTCGTGGGAATCGCGGACTGCCACGCGGAATGTGGGGCCTATTCAGAGCTTTTGGCAAAATATGGGCTGGATGTTCCGGCAGTCGTCGCGAAGGTTCGTGAAACTCTGGCGAAAAAGTGACGGCGGCGAATCGAGGGACGGATCAAGGGAGGCAACGGATGATACCAACAACGAAGTCAGAACACGCATGGATGCCAAAAGAGCTGACGGACGCTCTGACCCCGGAGGAGCTCGAAGAAAGCAGGCTCAGGGCGCGGGTGATGGTATTGCTTCAAAACTACCGGAAGAAACACGGCTATACCCAACGGGAACTGGCGGAGTTGTTCGGCGTGACCCAGGGGCTTGTTTCCCGATGGGAAAATTGTGAAGAGAACTTTAAAATCAGCACGCTGGTTAAAATCGCGATTGTTACGGGCACCCATATTGAGATCGATTTTTCAGAGAAACCTTAAATACGACAAAGTATTGCAAAAAGTGTATTGCAAAAAATGTATCGGAGAAAAGCTCCCGACCGCGAAGGTCGGGAGCAGGTGTCGTCGTCACTCGATATGGGTGAGGTGGGTGATTCCGATGAAGTTGAGCGGCGAAATCTCAATGTTTTTGACTTCTTTGCGGATGGCATAGGGTGTGTGGGGAATGTAGACGGGAATGCGCGGAAAATCCTCCAGAACCTGCTGGTCTATTTTGCGGTAGGCTTCCACGCGGGCGGCGTTGTCCGACGCTTTCATCCCGATCATGATGTTTTCATCGACGAAATCGTTGGCGTAATAACCGTAGTTGCTGCCGGAAGGCGGAAACATGGAGGAGTGGAGAAGCGGCCGGTACGCCCAGTCCGCATCGGCGGTGGACGGACTCCAGCCGAAAATGAACACCTGAGATTTACCCTGTTCCGGCGCCACACGAATGCGGGAGTTGATGGTGGCCCAGTCCATGACCTCGATTTTCAGCTCCATGCCGACGGTCCGCGCGAACCCCTGAAAAACCTCGGGGAGCGGGGAGCCCTGCAGGGATGTCCACAGGTCCAGAGAAAGTTTTTTGCCATCTTTGCTGCGAATACCCGAACCATCGTCTTTCCAGCCGCTTTCCTCCAGCAGGGCTTTGGCCTTCTCTATATCGAAGGGAATGGTAATCCCTTTTCCGCCATAACCGTTGACGGTCGGCGCGATCAGAACGTGGGCGGGAGTAGCCTGTCCTTTCAGCACTTTCTGACAAAGGGAGTCCCTGTCGATGGAGTAAGCCAGAGCCTTGCGAACGTTCCGGTCGGAGAGGATGGGATTCCGGACGTTCACCACGAGATACTGGACGCTCAGTCCCGGACGGCTTTCAATGTACAGATCTTTGTGCTTCTGAAGCCGTTCCACGTCGGATGCGTTCACGCTGTGAACCACGTGGGCGTCGCCGGCCTCGGCCATCATTCCTCTGCTGGAACCTTCCGGCGCCACTTTCCACAACACCTTTTTCAGTTTAGGCTCTCCCTGCCAGTAGTCCTTGAACGCCTTCAGGCCGATATAGTCGCCGGGTTCCCATTCTTCGAACATGAAAGGCCCCGTTCCCGATGGATTTTTCTTCATGGCGGCGCTCTTTTCGGGGTCCTTTACGTAAGTGGGGTCCACGATCAGGCCCGCCGAGTGAGCCAGAATATTCAAAAATGGGCCGAAGGGCTCTTTCAGATTGAAGACCACCGTGTATTCATCCACGACCTGCACGTCCTCAATGACGGGAGCGTAAAGAGGCGTCCGTTTGAAGTTTCCCTTCAGGACACGGTCGAAGTTGACCTTTACGGCTTCCGCGTTGAAAGGGGCGCCGCTGTGGAATTTGATGCCCTTTCTCAGTTTGAAGGTCCAAATTTTGCCCTCCCCGGAGAGCGCCCATTCCTCGGCCAGCAGGGGAAAAAGTTTGAGGTCCTGATCCAGCCCCACCAGGCTTTCGTAAATCTTGTGGTTCAGGTCTTCGGAGGGAGTGTCCGTGGTGTCGTGGGGATCCATGGTGATGACTTCCGTGGATTTTACGACGACAAGGGTGTCTTTATCCAGGGCTCCAGCCACCCCCACACTCGAAAAAAAGACGAACAGGAGAATTGCAATCAAACAACCGCGCTGTTTCATAACTGTAACACCTCCTTGAAATAAGTCCCCGCGGGGACAGGTACTCCGTTATTTACCGGTATCTGCCGGACAAAATCAGGTGACGCGATGACAGGCCACAAAATGCCCTGTTTCCGCTTCCCGCCAGGGGGGTGCTTCCAGACGGCAGCGTTCCGAGACGAAGTCGCAGCGAGTGTGAAAACGGCATCCTGACGGCGGGTCGAGGGGGCTTGGAATATCCCCCTGAATCACCTTGTCGAAAATATCCTCGCCGGAGATGTAGGGCTTGGGAACACTGTGCAGAAGCGCCTGCGTATAGGGATGCAGGGGAGAGGCGAAAAAGCGTTCCCGATCCGCCAGTTCTACCAGCTGCCCCAGGTACATGACGGCCACGGTATGGCTGATGTACCGGATGACGGCAAGGTTGTGGCTGATGAATAAATAGGTTATTCTGCGTTTTTGCTGCAATTCTCTGAAGAAGTTGAGGATCTGGGCCTGCACCGAGACGTCCAGCGCGGAGGTCGGCTCGTCCAGCACCAGAAATTCCGGAGTGGAAACGAGGGCCCGGGCGATGGCGATGCGCTGACGCTGCCCGCCCGAAAATTCATGGGGGTAGCGGTCCATGTGTTCTCTGTCCAGTCCCACCTCGCGAAGAATGGCGTAAACCCGATCGTCGATTTCCCTGCGGCCGGCAGAGGGCTCCTGTATTTTCAGAACCCGTCCGATGATCGAGCCGACGTGCATACTGGGATTCAGAGATGCGAAGGGGTTTTGAAATACCATTTGAGCCTTTTTGCGAAAGGCCTTATCTTCCGGCCCGTTCAGCGACGCCAGGTCTCTGCCTCTGAAGAGCACGCTTCCCGCGGTGGGTTTGAGAAGCCGCAGAATGATATTGCCGGTCGTGGATTTGCCGCTGCCGGATTCTCCCACAAGGCCGAGAGTCTTTCCCTCGGAAATCCTGAAAGTGACGTCGTCCACGGCTTTAATGCAGCCCTGCGGCCGTTTGAAAAGGACGCCTCGGGTGACGGGGAAATAGCATTTCAGACCCCTGACCTCCAGGATATTTTGGGAATTTTTATCTTTTTCGGACATGATGTTCACTTCCCGTACTCATGACAAATAACTCTGTGCCCTGGCTCGATTTCCAGCGAGGGCGGCGCTTTTTGCCGGCAAATTTTCCGGGCCAGCTCGCATCGGGGAGAAAAGCTGCAGCCCTCGGGAAGCGTCAGCGGGTTGGGCAGTGTGCCGGGAATGACGGTCAGCAGTTCCTGGTCCTGATCCAGCCGCGGAATGGCGTTCAGCAGGCCCTGTGTATAAGGATGTCCGGGATGTTCAAAAATCGACTCCGCACTGCCGTACTCCACAATGTTTCCCGCGTACATCACGGCGACGCTTCGGGCCATGGTCGCGATGATGCCCAGGTCGTGAGAAATGAGAAGAATGCTGCTTCCCATATCCTGCTGCAGTTTTTTGATCAGGGAAAGAATCTGGGCCTGAATGGAAACGTCCAGCGCCGTCGTCGGTTCGTCCGCGATCAGCAGTTTGGGGCTGCAGGCCAGCGCCATGGCGATCATGACGCGCTGTTTCATTCCTCCGGAAAACTGGTGGGGGAAGCGCTTCACCGATTTTGCGGCGTCGGGAATGTTCACTTTTTCGAACATCTCCACGGTGCGGCGGCGAATTTCTCCCGGTGTGAGACGCGAATGGCTCCGGATAGATTCCTCCACCTGAGCGCCCACGGTCATCACCGGGTTCAGATAACTGGCGGGGTCCTGAAAGATCATGGAAATATCCCGACCTCGCACGCGTCGCATCTCTTCTTCCGTAAGGCTCAGAAGATTGCGGCCTTCAAAGGTGATCGTTCCCCTGGCAATCCGGCCGGGAGGAGAGGGAATCAGTCTCATGATCGCCATGGATGTCATGGATTTCCCCGACCCTGTCTCGCCCACGAGCCCCAGAATTTCTCCCCGCTTCAGAGAAAAATTCACGTCCTGAAGCGCATGGACGGTTCCCTCGGAGGTGTTGAAAACAACGTTCAGATTTGCGACGCGCAGCAGTTCAGAGTCCGGCATTGAGTCGTCCGCCTTTTATTTTCAGTCTTGGGTTCAGAGCATCCTGCAGACCGTCTCCCAGAAAATTGAACCCCAAAACCACGATCATAATGGCGAGTCCTGGGAAAATTGCCACAAAAGGAGCGGAACGCAGATAAATTCTGGCGGCCGAAAGCATGGTTCCCCACTCGGGAGAGGGAGGCTGGACTCCCAGCCCCAAAAAGCCCAAACTCGCGGCGGTGAGCAGGACCGTCGC
The Synergistaceae bacterium genome window above contains:
- a CDS encoding iron-containing alcohol dehydrogenase — protein: MTDVTKERAAELLKKFKGDSYTFGLGVLEQVGEIARGRGKKVTVVGDTKTSKPIVDRVIAALKKSGLELAPDRCVEGAKPNAPREDVYRLESYLLHFAPDCVISVGGGSGIDAVKAAALLHGLGTESPEIDTWFGTGVVTEALKRTGKKLLPHIAVETSASSGAHLTKYSNITDPVEGQKKLIVDEAIIPFHSIFDYSVTTTMPVSLTIDGALDAVAHAIEVFYGAAPDKYDLCREVTETVLDLVLKYTKRAVDDPKDLEAREALGLATDLGGYAIMIGGTNGAHLTSFSLVDVTSHGRACGIMNPYYAVLFAGSIEKHLKVMGARYAAAGYMKPGFESLSGRDLAVAVGDGMKAFARSIGAETKLTDFPRFTPAHVTRALTAAKDPQLRMKLQNMPVPMELDQVDEYMGSVLKGAVTGDFAEVKTLPVK
- a CDS encoding transketolase, yielding MSLTPERKAFLDDLCRKFRLDVIEALHNAQTGHPGGSLSVCEILTTLYFEKARINSAQPRDPDRDRVVLCKGHAAPMLYRVLAEKGFFPVSEMKTLRRLNSILQGHPTIHTPGVELSTGPLGTGLSAALGMALGLRLSKSAAKVYAVLGDGDVNEGMVWEACMSAVKYKADNLITIYDWNKVQLDGKSADIMPQGDMNAKFSAFGWRCIPCDGHDIGALCDALDALILHPDGRPGLILASTIKGKGVSFMEGQSAWHGKAIGDEDYKRAVAELGGE
- a CDS encoding transketolase family protein, with translation MAKAIREIYGEALVKYGRDNPDVVVLDADVSSSTRSGLFQAACPERFFNVGVAEANMTGMAAGLASVGKIPFVNTFATFLITNGLLAARVFGSYSGLNIKLMGAYTGLSDAYDGPTHHAIEDIAVMRALPNFRVYVANDEVGTDWLVRHAIKSKGPMYIRLSRDVFPTLYEPGTKFEEGKGKILRQGKDAAIIACGRMLGMAVEASKILSSEGIDVTVVDMFTIKPLDAELITETAKSTGAVVTAEEHSVIGGLGGAVAEVLATRRVCVPLGFVGIADCHAECGAYSELLAKYGLDVPAVVAKVRETLAKK
- a CDS encoding helix-turn-helix transcriptional regulator, giving the protein MIPTTKSEHAWMPKELTDALTPEELEESRLRARVMVLLQNYRKKHGYTQRELAELFGVTQGLVSRWENCEENFKISTLVKIAIVTGTHIEIDFSEKP
- a CDS encoding ABC transporter substrate-binding protein, whose translation is MKQRGCLIAILLFVFFSSVGVAGALDKDTLVVVKSTEVITMDPHDTTDTPSEDLNHKIYESLVGLDQDLKLFPLLAEEWALSGEGKIWTFKLRKGIKFHSGAPFNAEAVKVNFDRVLKGNFKRTPLYAPVIEDVQVVDEYTVVFNLKEPFGPFLNILAHSAGLIVDPTYVKDPEKSAAMKKNPSGTGPFMFEEWEPGDYIGLKAFKDYWQGEPKLKKVLWKVAPEGSSRGMMAEAGDAHVVHSVNASDVERLQKHKDLYIESRPGLSVQYLVVNVRNPILSDRNVRKALAYSIDRDSLCQKVLKGQATPAHVLIAPTVNGYGGKGITIPFDIEKAKALLEESGWKDDGSGIRSKDGKKLSLDLWTSLQGSPLPEVFQGFARTVGMELKIEVMDWATINSRIRVAPEQGKSQVFIFGWSPSTADADWAYRPLLHSSMFPPSGSNYGYYANDFVDENIMIGMKASDNAARVEAYRKIDQQVLEDFPRIPVYIPHTPYAIRKEVKNIEISPLNFIGITHLTHIE
- a CDS encoding ATP-binding cassette domain-containing protein — encoded protein: MSEKDKNSQNILEVRGLKCYFPVTRGVLFKRPQGCIKAVDDVTFRISEGKTLGLVGESGSGKSTTGNIILRLLKPTAGSVLFRGRDLASLNGPEDKAFRKKAQMVFQNPFASLNPSMHVGSIIGRVLKIQEPSAGRREIDDRVYAILREVGLDREHMDRYPHEFSGGQRQRIAIARALVSTPEFLVLDEPTSALDVSVQAQILNFFRELQQKRRITYLFISHNLAVIRYISHTVAVMYLGQLVELADRERFFASPLHPYTQALLHSVPKPYISGEDIFDKVIQGDIPSPLDPPSGCRFHTRCDFVSERCRLEAPPWREAETGHFVACHRVT
- a CDS encoding ABC transporter ATP-binding protein, producing the protein MPDSELLRVANLNVVFNTSEGTVHALQDVNFSLKRGEILGLVGETGSGKSMTSMAIMRLIPSPPGRIARGTITFEGRNLLSLTEEEMRRVRGRDISMIFQDPASYLNPVMTVGAQVEESIRSHSRLTPGEIRRRTVEMFEKVNIPDAAKSVKRFPHQFSGGMKQRVMIAMALACSPKLLIADEPTTALDVSIQAQILSLIKKLQQDMGSSILLISHDLGIIATMARSVAVMYAGNIVEYGSAESIFEHPGHPYTQGLLNAIPRLDQDQELLTVIPGTLPNPLTLPEGCSFSPRCELARKICRQKAPPSLEIEPGHRVICHEYGK